One window of the Nicotiana tabacum cultivar K326 chromosome 4, ASM71507v2, whole genome shotgun sequence genome contains the following:
- the LOC107803252 gene encoding WRKY transcription factor 72A has product MEVAFRKSINGGLVKEEKRNKLAYQSSSDEEGFVEDSNVLKVGKEREVHEDDNSKYPQQEDIDSDKEDDQLQSVKADMKEVMKENQRLKMHLDRIMKDYRNLQLQFHDIVQRNAEKSNSIIDTDRHNECNEAEFVSLSLGRSSSDTKKEEYLSKILSKDKAEEENKGGLTLGLDCKFDLCVKTTPTEFSTANLSEENRSEEVKDENGETLPPHKILKTMRNGEDDTQPNPSKRAKVSVRVRCDAPTMNDGCQWRKYGQKIAKGNPCPRAYYRCTVAPSCPVRKQVQRCIEDMSILITTYEGTHNHPLSLSATSMAFTTSAAASMLLSGSSSSSESGPNPPATDATNINGLNFYLSDSSKPKPFYLQNSSISSSSSPPTITLDLTSSSFTSLFPHHNRMSSNYLPRYNSSTNILNFSSLESNPLLPMSWSNGAYNKNQEISSLNFARRPQDILFQSYLQNNISAKPTQSLLPQDTIAAATKAITSDPNFQSALAVALASIIGSGSGNHAGGIEEKSGLNLKVTEPFPVLCSFPSTSKK; this is encoded by the exons ATGGAAGTGGCTTTCAGAAAATCTATTAATGGAGGCTTAGTCAAAGAGGAGAAGAGGAACAAATTAGCTTATCAATCCAGTTCTGATGAGGAGGGTTTTGTTGAAGACAGTAATGTTCTTAAG GTCGGGAAGGAAAGAGAAGTCCATGAGGACGATAATTCGAAGTATCCTCAGCAAGAGGATATCGACAGTGACAAGGAG GACGATCAGCTACAATCAGTCAAAGCTGATATGAAAGAGGTAATGAAAGAAAATCAGAGGCTGAAGATGCACTTGGATCGAATTATGAAGGATTATCGGAACCTTCAGCTGCAATTTCACGACATTGTTCAAAGAAATGCTGAAAAATCCAATAGTATTATTGATACTGATCGGCATAATGAATGTAACGAAGCTGAATTTGTCTCCCTTAGCTTAGGAAGATCTTCAAGCGACACTAAAAAAGAAGAGTACTTATCCAAAATCTTGAGCAAAGATAAGGCAGAGGAAGAGAATAAAGGAGGCCTAACCCTAGGACTGGATTGCAAGTTTGATTTGTGTGTGAAAACAACACCGACAGAATTTTCAACTGCAAATCTCAGTGAAGAGAATAGGTCAGAGGAAGTTAAGGACGAAAATGGAGAAACATTGCCACCCCATAAAATTCTCAAGACAATGAGAAATGGAGAAGATGATACACAACCAAACCCTTCTAAAAGAGCAAAGGTTTCTGTTAGAGTCAGATGTGATGCCCCGACG aTGAATGATGGATGCCAATGGagaaaatatggacaaaaaattGCAAAAGGAAATCCGTGTCCTCGAGCTTACTACCGTTGCACAGTAGCACCCTCCTGCCCAGTGAGAAAGCAG GTTCAGAGATGCATTGAGGATATGTCAATCTTGATCACTACATATGAGGGAACACACAATCATCCACTTTCTCTTTCAGCAACATCAATGGCTTTCACAACTTCAGCAGCTGCTTCTATGCTATTATCTGGTTCATCGTCCAGCTCTGAATCAGGCCCCAATCCACCAGCAACTGACGCCACGAATATCAATGGACTCAACTTCTATCTCTCCGATAGCTCAAAACCAAAACCATTTTACCTTCAAAATTCGTCCATCTCTTCTTCATCCTCGCCCCCTACAATCACTCTTGATTTAACCTCAAGCTCGTTCACTTCCTTATTTCCCCATCATAACAGAATGAGTAGTAATTATCTCCCCAGATATAATTCTTCCACAAATATTCTCAACTTCAGTTCCTTGGAATCTAATCCTCTTCTTCCCATGTCTTGGAGTAATGGGGCCTATAACAAGAACCAAGAAATTAGTTCTCTCAACTTTGCAAGGCGGCCACAAGATATTCTTTTCCAATCTTATCTACAAAATAATATTAGTGCAAAGCCTACACAATCTTTATTACCACAAGATACAATTGCAGCTGCtacaaaagcaataacatccgaCCCAAATTTTCAATCTGCATTGGCTGTTGCTCTTGCATCTATCATTGGCTCAGGCAGCGGAAATCATGCAGGTGGTATTGAAGAAAAATCTGGTCTAAATTTGAAGGTTACCGAACCATTTCCAGTTCTTTGCAGCTTCCCATCTACCTCAAAGAAATAA